A window of Festucalex cinctus isolate MCC-2025b chromosome 6, RoL_Fcin_1.0, whole genome shotgun sequence contains these coding sequences:
- the LOC144020098 gene encoding UPF0575 protein C19orf67 homolog isoform X3 → MSANDAKAMTVNQVRHGVSRSAQSGLEVAAVRSFTYACQPYFNFLESTARTMQLPPDMYVQLMEFSQQMCDTLEHLVLTFANNNLLTLDESKPDNLSHFCIGRIVLEQLRLSVTAFRYCKPTPYLARVNTGVFKRMRWNVKRLIGAKDGNSKSETDYYFLCYEDIPDLHTDGDNSESKSMRMWSIGQWVQVKPDPNTETIYDWVQCEVPEGAFEKLLFMGSQEPSSCTATEHLLQLLMSSSVISVRSSSSGRHGNV, encoded by the exons ATGTCAGCAAATGATGCCAAAGCGATGACGGTCAACCAAGTACGACATGGGGTCAGCCGGTCAGCG CAATCAGGACTCGAGGTTGCCGCCGTGAGGAGTTTCACCTACGCTTGCCAACCATATTTTAACTTTCTGGAATCCACGGCTAGAACCATGCAGCTGCCCCCTGACATG TACGTACAGCTGATGGAGTTCTCCCAGCAGATGTGTGACACATTGGAACATCTGGTGCTGACCTTCGCCAACAATAATCTCCTCACTTTGGACGAGTCCAAGCCTGACAA CCTGTCTCACTTCTGCATCGGCCGCATAGTGTTGGAGCAGCTGAGGCTGAGTGTGACCGCGTTCCGCTATTGCAAGCCCACGCCGTACCTGGCCAGAGTCAACACCGGTGTGTTCAAGCGCATGCGCTGGAACGTCAAGCGACTCATTGGAGCAAAAGACGGAAATAGCAAGTCTGAGACAGATTA CTACTTCCTGTGCTACGAGGATATTCCCGATTTGCACACGGACGGTGACAACTCGGAATCCAAATCTATGCGAATGTGGTCCATTGGTCAGTGGGTGCAAGTGAAGCCCGACCCCAACACGGAGACCATTTATGACTG GGTGCAATGTGAAGTTCCCGAGGGCGCCTTCGAGAAGCTGCTGTTTATGGGCAGCCAAGAGCCATCAAGCTGCACAGCCACGGAACACCTGCTGCAGTTGctcatgtcatcatcagtcatctcAGTTAGGAGCTCGTCCTCTGGGCGTCACGGGAATGTATAG
- the LOC144020098 gene encoding UPF0575 protein C19orf67 homolog isoform X2, with the protein MHTTLLHYSHFAKTVFIVLTDTVRKILLRMSANDAKAMTVNQVRHGVSRSAQSGLEVAAVRSFTYACQPYFNFLESTARTMQLPPDMMCDTLEHLVLTFANNNLLTLDESKPDNLSHFCIGRIVLEQLRLSVTAFRYCKPTPYLARVNTGVFKRMRWNVKRLIGAKDGNSKSETDYYFLCYEDIPDLHTDGDNSESKSMRMWSIGQWVQVKPDPNTETIYDWVQCEVPEGAFEKLLFMGSQEPSSCTATEHLLQLLMSSSVISVRSSSSGRHGNV; encoded by the exons ATGCACACCACTCTTCTACATTACTCCCATTTCGCTAAGACAGTTTTCATTGTACTTACTG acactgtaAGAAAGATCCTTCTGAGAATGTCAGCAAATGATGCCAAAGCGATGACGGTCAACCAAGTACGACATGGGGTCAGCCGGTCAGCG CAATCAGGACTCGAGGTTGCCGCCGTGAGGAGTTTCACCTACGCTTGCCAACCATATTTTAACTTTCTGGAATCCACGGCTAGAACCATGCAGCTGCCCCCTGACATG ATGTGTGACACATTGGAACATCTGGTGCTGACCTTCGCCAACAATAATCTCCTCACTTTGGACGAGTCCAAGCCTGACAA CCTGTCTCACTTCTGCATCGGCCGCATAGTGTTGGAGCAGCTGAGGCTGAGTGTGACCGCGTTCCGCTATTGCAAGCCCACGCCGTACCTGGCCAGAGTCAACACCGGTGTGTTCAAGCGCATGCGCTGGAACGTCAAGCGACTCATTGGAGCAAAAGACGGAAATAGCAAGTCTGAGACAGATTA CTACTTCCTGTGCTACGAGGATATTCCCGATTTGCACACGGACGGTGACAACTCGGAATCCAAATCTATGCGAATGTGGTCCATTGGTCAGTGGGTGCAAGTGAAGCCCGACCCCAACACGGAGACCATTTATGACTG GGTGCAATGTGAAGTTCCCGAGGGCGCCTTCGAGAAGCTGCTGTTTATGGGCAGCCAAGAGCCATCAAGCTGCACAGCCACGGAACACCTGCTGCAGTTGctcatgtcatcatcagtcatctcAGTTAGGAGCTCGTCCTCTGGGCGTCACGGGAATGTATAG
- the LOC144020098 gene encoding UPF0575 protein C19orf67 homolog isoform X1 codes for MHTTLLHYSHFAKTVFIVLTDTVRKILLRMSANDAKAMTVNQVRHGVSRSAQSGLEVAAVRSFTYACQPYFNFLESTARTMQLPPDMYVQLMEFSQQMCDTLEHLVLTFANNNLLTLDESKPDNLSHFCIGRIVLEQLRLSVTAFRYCKPTPYLARVNTGVFKRMRWNVKRLIGAKDGNSKSETDYYFLCYEDIPDLHTDGDNSESKSMRMWSIGQWVQVKPDPNTETIYDWVQCEVPEGAFEKLLFMGSQEPSSCTATEHLLQLLMSSSVISVRSSSSGRHGNV; via the exons ATGCACACCACTCTTCTACATTACTCCCATTTCGCTAAGACAGTTTTCATTGTACTTACTG acactgtaAGAAAGATCCTTCTGAGAATGTCAGCAAATGATGCCAAAGCGATGACGGTCAACCAAGTACGACATGGGGTCAGCCGGTCAGCG CAATCAGGACTCGAGGTTGCCGCCGTGAGGAGTTTCACCTACGCTTGCCAACCATATTTTAACTTTCTGGAATCCACGGCTAGAACCATGCAGCTGCCCCCTGACATG TACGTACAGCTGATGGAGTTCTCCCAGCAGATGTGTGACACATTGGAACATCTGGTGCTGACCTTCGCCAACAATAATCTCCTCACTTTGGACGAGTCCAAGCCTGACAA CCTGTCTCACTTCTGCATCGGCCGCATAGTGTTGGAGCAGCTGAGGCTGAGTGTGACCGCGTTCCGCTATTGCAAGCCCACGCCGTACCTGGCCAGAGTCAACACCGGTGTGTTCAAGCGCATGCGCTGGAACGTCAAGCGACTCATTGGAGCAAAAGACGGAAATAGCAAGTCTGAGACAGATTA CTACTTCCTGTGCTACGAGGATATTCCCGATTTGCACACGGACGGTGACAACTCGGAATCCAAATCTATGCGAATGTGGTCCATTGGTCAGTGGGTGCAAGTGAAGCCCGACCCCAACACGGAGACCATTTATGACTG GGTGCAATGTGAAGTTCCCGAGGGCGCCTTCGAGAAGCTGCTGTTTATGGGCAGCCAAGAGCCATCAAGCTGCACAGCCACGGAACACCTGCTGCAGTTGctcatgtcatcatcagtcatctcAGTTAGGAGCTCGTCCTCTGGGCGTCACGGGAATGTATAG